From a region of the Candidatus Amarolinea dominans genome:
- a CDS encoding class I SAM-dependent methyltransferase, with amino-acid sequence MTDATKTYFRQADTVLHWWFPEDPTHPLYAHFAEQLRWVLAQQTWRDQRVLDISTGKGRFAVNLAARGADVTALDIAPQMLALAQHAADEHGVGVQFLQADAEQLPFPDAAFDVALCMEAIMHVPHPQRLLDEMARVTRPGGKVILSMTNRWRLNALGEAPGALYRRLGLAQQPTTPRYMWHYSAPEFKHFFERAGLTIERLHGQGLFQANARLWLNSEVSLPMFPRWFADAFFAHVEPFLRETPLAAVMGTVMAVASVK; translated from the coding sequence ATGACTGACGCAACCAAGACCTATTTTCGCCAGGCGGACACCGTCCTGCACTGGTGGTTTCCGGAAGACCCCACCCATCCGCTCTATGCGCATTTTGCCGAACAACTGCGCTGGGTGCTGGCGCAGCAGACGTGGCGCGATCAGCGCGTCCTGGACATCAGCACGGGCAAGGGGCGTTTTGCCGTCAACCTGGCCGCGCGCGGCGCCGATGTGACGGCGCTGGACATTGCGCCGCAGATGCTGGCGCTGGCGCAGCACGCGGCCGATGAGCACGGCGTGGGCGTGCAGTTCCTACAGGCCGATGCCGAGCAACTGCCTTTCCCTGACGCGGCCTTCGATGTGGCGCTCTGCATGGAAGCGATCATGCATGTGCCGCATCCGCAGCGTCTGCTGGATGAGATGGCGCGGGTGACGCGGCCCGGCGGCAAGGTCATCCTGAGCATGACCAACCGCTGGCGCCTGAACGCGTTGGGCGAAGCGCCCGGCGCGCTCTACCGCCGGCTGGGCCTGGCGCAGCAGCCCACCACCCCGCGCTACATGTGGCACTATTCGGCGCCGGAGTTCAAGCACTTTTTCGAGCGGGCCGGACTGACCATCGAACGTCTGCATGGGCAAGGGCTGTTCCAGGCCAACGCCCGTTTGTGGCTCAACAGCGAGGTTTCGCTGCCCATGTTCCCGCGTTGGTTTGCGGATGCTTTCTTTGCCCACGTCGAGCCGTTCCTGCGCGAAACCCCCCTGGC
- a CDS encoding saccharopine dehydrogenase NADP-binding domain-containing protein produces MMKKVVVLGAGMVGGAMAADLCTEYEVVVVDADRGRGEALVGRHRLAFQQADLTQPAAIAAAVAPADLVIGAVPGFMGFQVLAAVIAAGKNVVDISFFPEDPFALDELARQAGVTAVVDCGVAPGLGNLILGYHYGRMAVDSFECMVGGLPKARPYPWQYKAPFSPIDVIEEYTRPARLVVNGEIVVKPALSDAELVTLAPVGELEAFNTDGLRTLLRTVSVPHMRERTLRYPGHIELIRVLQASGFFDATPRRINGAEVQPLAVTAALLFEQWRLTPGEPEFTIMRVQIRGRENDQPCAYSYHLYDETDPVSGTSSMARTTGYTCTGVARLLLDGTFRRTGICPPEFVGADADCFERVLAHLAARGVHCMDMKTI; encoded by the coding sequence ATGATGAAAAAAGTGGTTGTTTTGGGCGCGGGCATGGTGGGCGGGGCCATGGCGGCCGATCTTTGCACCGAGTACGAGGTCGTGGTGGTGGACGCGGATCGCGGCCGCGGGGAGGCCCTGGTCGGCCGCCATCGCCTGGCCTTTCAACAGGCAGACCTGACGCAGCCGGCGGCCATCGCCGCGGCCGTGGCGCCGGCGGACCTGGTCATCGGCGCAGTGCCTGGCTTCATGGGCTTCCAAGTGCTGGCGGCCGTCATCGCCGCGGGCAAGAACGTCGTGGACATTTCATTTTTCCCTGAAGACCCGTTTGCCCTGGATGAACTGGCGCGCCAGGCCGGGGTCACTGCGGTGGTTGATTGCGGCGTGGCGCCGGGCCTGGGCAATCTCATCCTCGGTTATCACTATGGCCGCATGGCGGTGGATTCGTTCGAGTGCATGGTGGGTGGTTTGCCCAAGGCGCGGCCTTATCCCTGGCAGTACAAAGCGCCCTTTTCGCCCATTGATGTGATCGAGGAGTACACCCGGCCCGCGCGGCTGGTGGTCAACGGCGAGATCGTGGTCAAACCGGCGCTCTCCGATGCAGAACTGGTGACGCTGGCGCCGGTCGGCGAACTCGAAGCCTTCAACACCGACGGGCTGCGCACGCTGCTGCGCACCGTTTCTGTGCCCCACATGCGTGAGAGGACGCTGCGCTATCCCGGCCACATCGAGCTGATTCGCGTGCTGCAGGCGAGCGGTTTCTTCGATGCGACGCCGCGGCGCATTAACGGCGCGGAGGTGCAGCCGCTGGCGGTGACCGCGGCGCTGCTGTTCGAGCAGTGGCGCTTGACGCCCGGCGAGCCGGAGTTCACCATCATGCGGGTGCAGATTCGTGGCCGTGAAAACGATCAGCCCTGCGCCTACAGCTACCATCTGTACGATGAAACCGATCCGGTGAGCGGCACCTCTTCGATGGCCCGCACCACCGGCTACACCTGCACCGGCGTGGCACGCCTGCTCCTGGACGGGACTTTCCGCCGCACCGGCATCTGCCCGCCGGAGTTCGTGGGCGCGGACGCCGATTGTTTCGAGCGCGTCCTGGCGCACCTGGCTGCGCGCGGGGTTCACTGCATGGACATGAAAACGATATAA
- a CDS encoding AMP-binding protein, with protein MTAPEADTLVDVLRWRASQQSDRPAYIYLTDGETEEQRLTYGQLDQQARQIAAALQRVAKPGDRVLVPFPSDLAFMAAFLGCLYAGMIAVPAHPPALQRAGRPATRLSWIVQDAGATVALAAPEVIATLDRRIGQTPGLAALHWLDLQQALAEPGPPWQPRPLTPQTIAFLQYTSGSTTDPKGVMIPHSSILANARCLQSVWEQDETTVVVNWMPLQHDGGLIGMALQAIFIGAPCVLLSPTDFLQNPVRWLQAISRFRGHTSAAPNFAYDLCAQKITPAQKAGLDLSSWQVAVNSAEPVRAETLARFDAAFEPCGFRPQNFYHAYGLAEATLFVAGSRKATAPSIFTFDPRGLEQQQVRPATGVDGYALVGCGRPLSAPDVELVIAQPEQRILCGPDTIGEIWFRSPSVAAGYWNRPDETQHTFGATLADSGAGPFLRTGDLGFWHAGELMILGRIKDLIIVQGRNFYPQDIELTVAASHAALQTDSCAAFGVTVAGQERLVIVQELRREFRKRQDQADEIVRAIRLAVARQHGILAYSIALIAPLSLPKTSSGKVQHQTTRRLYLDGALETVAAWTAPPPTAAAADLSRAAVELTLQELFQAVLGAAVPDRNTSFFDLGGDSLALVELHVLIEEHLQRTVPAQTLLQAPSVAGMAQALVSAEPGEPPAAKPVLEKTALSTPPRPRVHTILARPDLSTRQKISALAQALMRGGPQAVGSRLPYATGARLLAWLSGQTWLQQRAFQPQVALLRRCLALLDQPVAAKAVIRLSLCSNLWHAWRLAALAQATPAVFDAYVQVQGLEILAAAQAQGRGVIILNRHAALSTLSLLILARQGVDDLMIVGRGGAKLDLLGLHRYKGRFLVDDESQRVDEKVGLAAQMVVGLQTLNRGGVLSIAADGYQVSQALTLPFYGRQRPFGVGFAELAVRSGAAVIPVFVTLSLSGHVQMQCTEPLTPQGQMADERVRSLVQQYAAQYAAAWPHDLGNFYWGHLSKYLALPEIALLPAQIASMQDQADVIARRLCSSSKCSHPCDWPAPGRPGGRDASRRDT; from the coding sequence ATGACAGCGCCTGAGGCCGACACCCTGGTTGATGTGCTGCGCTGGCGCGCCAGTCAGCAGTCGGACCGCCCCGCCTACATCTACCTGACCGATGGCGAGACAGAGGAACAGCGCCTGACCTACGGTCAACTGGACCAGCAGGCACGTCAGATTGCCGCGGCGCTGCAGCGCGTGGCCAAACCAGGCGACCGCGTGCTCGTCCCCTTCCCGTCGGACCTGGCGTTCATGGCGGCCTTCTTGGGCTGCCTGTACGCGGGCATGATCGCCGTGCCCGCGCACCCGCCGGCCCTGCAGCGCGCGGGACGGCCGGCCACGCGCCTGTCATGGATCGTGCAGGACGCGGGCGCGACCGTGGCCCTGGCCGCGCCCGAGGTCATCGCCACTCTCGATCGCCGCATCGGCCAGACGCCCGGCCTGGCCGCGCTGCACTGGCTGGACCTCCAGCAGGCGTTGGCCGAACCAGGGCCGCCCTGGCAGCCGCGCCCGCTCACCCCGCAGACGATCGCTTTCTTGCAGTACACCTCCGGCTCCACCACCGACCCCAAAGGCGTGATGATCCCGCACAGCAGCATCCTGGCGAATGCCCGCTGCCTGCAAAGCGTCTGGGAGCAGGATGAAACGACGGTCGTCGTCAACTGGATGCCGCTGCAGCACGACGGCGGCCTGATCGGCATGGCCCTGCAAGCGATCTTCATCGGCGCGCCCTGCGTCCTGCTTTCGCCCACCGATTTTCTGCAAAATCCGGTGCGCTGGCTGCAGGCCATCAGCCGCTTCCGCGGGCACACTAGCGCCGCGCCCAACTTCGCCTACGACCTGTGCGCACAAAAGATCACGCCCGCGCAAAAGGCCGGCCTCGATCTCAGCAGTTGGCAGGTGGCGGTCAACAGCGCAGAACCGGTGCGCGCCGAAACGTTGGCCCGCTTCGACGCCGCGTTCGAGCCGTGCGGCTTTCGGCCGCAGAACTTCTATCACGCCTACGGGCTGGCCGAAGCGACCCTGTTCGTGGCGGGCAGCCGCAAAGCGACGGCGCCGTCCATCTTCACCTTCGACCCGCGCGGCCTGGAGCAGCAGCAGGTGCGCCCGGCCACGGGCGTGGATGGCTACGCCCTGGTGGGCTGTGGACGTCCGCTGAGTGCCCCTGACGTGGAACTGGTCATCGCCCAGCCTGAACAGCGCATCCTCTGCGGCCCCGACACGATCGGCGAAATCTGGTTCCGCAGCCCCAGCGTGGCCGCAGGCTACTGGAATCGCCCGGACGAGACGCAGCACACCTTTGGCGCCACCCTGGCCGACAGCGGCGCCGGCCCCTTCCTGCGCACGGGCGACCTGGGCTTCTGGCATGCAGGTGAGCTGATGATCCTGGGACGCATCAAAGACCTCATCATCGTCCAGGGGCGCAACTTCTACCCGCAGGACATCGAGCTGACCGTCGCGGCCAGTCACGCGGCCCTGCAAACCGATAGCTGTGCGGCCTTTGGCGTCACCGTCGCCGGCCAGGAGCGCCTGGTGATCGTGCAAGAGCTGCGTCGCGAGTTCCGCAAGCGCCAGGATCAGGCCGATGAAATCGTGCGCGCCATTCGCCTGGCCGTGGCGCGGCAGCACGGCATCCTGGCCTACAGTATCGCCCTGATCGCCCCGCTCAGCCTGCCCAAGACGAGCAGTGGCAAGGTGCAGCACCAGACCACCCGCCGCCTGTACCTCGACGGCGCGCTGGAGACCGTGGCCGCATGGACCGCGCCGCCGCCCACGGCCGCGGCCGCGGATCTGTCACGCGCAGCGGTGGAGCTGACGCTGCAGGAGCTTTTCCAGGCCGTCCTGGGCGCGGCCGTGCCCGATCGCAACACCAGTTTCTTCGACCTGGGCGGCGATTCCCTGGCCCTGGTGGAGCTGCACGTGCTGATCGAGGAACATCTGCAACGCACCGTGCCTGCGCAGACGCTCCTGCAGGCGCCCAGCGTGGCCGGCATGGCCCAGGCGCTGGTGAGCGCAGAGCCTGGCGAGCCGCCCGCGGCTAAGCCAGTTTTGGAGAAAACCGCCCTTTCTACGCCGCCGCGGCCGCGCGTGCATACCATCCTGGCCCGGCCTGATCTGTCCACCCGCCAGAAGATCAGCGCGCTGGCGCAGGCGCTCATGCGCGGCGGACCGCAGGCCGTGGGCAGCCGGCTGCCCTACGCGACCGGCGCCCGGCTTCTGGCCTGGTTGAGCGGCCAGACCTGGCTGCAGCAGCGCGCGTTCCAGCCGCAGGTGGCCCTGCTGCGCCGCTGCCTGGCGCTGCTCGATCAGCCGGTCGCGGCGAAGGCGGTGATCCGCTTGAGCCTTTGCTCCAACCTGTGGCATGCCTGGCGCCTGGCCGCGCTGGCCCAGGCCACGCCGGCGGTCTTCGACGCGTACGTGCAGGTGCAGGGCCTGGAGATTTTGGCCGCGGCCCAAGCGCAGGGCCGCGGCGTCATCATCCTCAATCGCCATGCCGCCCTCAGCACACTCTCCCTGTTGATCCTGGCCCGCCAGGGTGTGGACGACTTGATGATCGTGGGCCGCGGAGGCGCCAAGCTCGATCTGCTCGGCCTGCACCGCTACAAAGGCCGTTTCCTGGTGGATGATGAGAGCCAGCGGGTGGATGAAAAGGTGGGGTTGGCCGCGCAGATGGTGGTGGGCCTGCAAACCCTGAACCGCGGCGGCGTGCTGAGCATCGCGGCGGATGGCTACCAGGTCAGTCAGGCGCTCACGCTGCCCTTCTACGGTCGCCAACGGCCGTTTGGCGTCGGTTTTGCCGAGCTGGCCGTGCGCAGCGGCGCGGCCGTGATTCCTGTCTTCGTGACGCTGAGCCTGTCCGGTCACGTGCAGATGCAGTGTACCGAGCCGCTGACGCCGCAGGGGCAGATGGCAGACGAACGGGTGCGCAGCCTGGTGCAGCAGTACGCGGCGCAGTACGCC
- a CDS encoding AMP-binding protein, which yields MHTLNAAMFLEDAAQRAGDKPFLLTGQQPVTFGQVEENARRAARMFTDLGIQPGERIAFLLGNSPTFMACYFGALKMGAVPVPLNPQSPGPEVAYYLTDSHAGAFVAAEPFLEAAQAGFQAAGTCQHFLFDNLPGSTACPPAAQRLAPLLSAASSDFTTAVTQPQDVAVVLYTSGTTGRPKGAMLSHANLHFFTELLARDQWELGPSDVILMTASASHIFGQTILLVACATTAALSLVGRIDIATLAANIQRDRVTYFAGVPMLANLLLHSPQVAAFDLSSLRKVMFGGATISSEVMAQFKARFQVEVITGYGMTEAVPLTFANAALMRSAPPGSVGKPVWGTSLRIVDETDADMPPGSAGEIIVRGPQVFSGYQNRPEANAEALRGDWFHTGDAGYLDANGYLFIVDRLREMVKVSGYSVFPAEVERVLQAHPAVAEVAVIGLQRKNLDERLKAFIVLKPGAEASVRELIAYCESQLAEYKCPRLIEFLASLPKSPTGKIDKKSLAE from the coding sequence ATGCATACGCTCAATGCCGCCATGTTCCTGGAGGACGCCGCACAGCGGGCCGGTGACAAACCGTTTCTGTTGACCGGACAGCAGCCCGTGACCTTTGGCCAGGTCGAAGAAAACGCGCGCCGCGCGGCTCGCATGTTCACCGACCTGGGCATTCAACCCGGCGAACGCATCGCGTTCCTGCTGGGCAATTCACCCACGTTCATGGCCTGTTACTTCGGCGCGCTCAAGATGGGGGCCGTACCAGTACCCCTCAACCCGCAGTCTCCCGGCCCAGAAGTGGCCTACTATCTGACCGATTCCCATGCCGGCGCGTTCGTGGCCGCCGAGCCTTTCCTGGAAGCGGCCCAGGCCGGTTTTCAGGCGGCCGGCACCTGCCAGCACTTCCTGTTCGACAATCTGCCCGGCAGCACGGCCTGCCCGCCCGCGGCCCAACGCCTGGCGCCGCTGCTGAGCGCCGCCAGCAGCGACTTCACGACCGCGGTCACCCAACCGCAGGACGTAGCCGTCGTGCTTTACACCTCCGGCACCACCGGGCGCCCCAAAGGCGCGATGCTCAGCCATGCCAACCTGCACTTCTTCACCGAACTGCTCGCGCGCGATCAGTGGGAGCTTGGCCCCAGCGACGTCATCCTGATGACCGCGTCGGCCTCGCACATCTTCGGCCAGACCATCCTGCTTGTGGCCTGCGCCACCACCGCCGCGCTGAGCCTGGTCGGCCGCATTGACATCGCCACCCTGGCCGCCAACATCCAGCGCGACCGCGTGACCTACTTCGCGGGTGTGCCCATGCTGGCCAACCTGCTGCTCCACTCTCCGCAAGTGGCCGCCTTCGATCTCAGCTCCCTGCGCAAGGTGATGTTCGGCGGCGCCACCATTTCTTCCGAAGTCATGGCGCAGTTCAAGGCTCGCTTCCAGGTTGAAGTCATCACCGGTTACGGCATGACCGAGGCGGTGCCCCTGACCTTTGCCAACGCGGCCCTGATGCGCAGCGCGCCGCCCGGCTCGGTGGGCAAGCCGGTGTGGGGCACCTCCCTGCGCATCGTGGATGAGACGGACGCCGACATGCCGCCGGGCAGCGCTGGTGAAATTATCGTGCGCGGGCCGCAGGTTTTCAGTGGCTATCAGAATCGGCCAGAAGCCAACGCCGAAGCCCTGCGCGGCGATTGGTTCCACACCGGGGACGCCGGCTACCTGGACGCCAACGGCTATCTGTTCATCGTGGACCGCCTGCGCGAGATGGTCAAGGTCAGCGGCTATTCGGTCTTCCCGGCCGAAGTTGAACGGGTGCTGCAGGCCCATCCGGCCGTAGCCGAAGTCGCCGTCATCGGCCTGCAGCGCAAAAACCTGGATGAGCGTCTGAAAGCCTTCATCGTACTCAAGCCCGGCGCCGAGGCCAGCGTGCGCGAGCTGATCGCCTACTGCGAATCACAGTTGGCCGAGTACAAATGCCCGCGTCTGATCGAATTCCTCGCCAGCCTGCCGAAAAGCCCCACCGGCAAAATTGACAAGAAAAGTCTGGCCGAGTGA